The following coding sequences are from one Phycisphaerales bacterium window:
- a CDS encoding SPOR domain-containing protein: MPQTTAIDSFKAIRYFFLGALAVASLGLTACQTSGSSRQSQTLDTAITAYDRNDFRQAQIYADLARKGPDSEQRHTAAYVAGLAAWNLDEESDARILFLDAKNGSDRATNGGAHAMLGQIALGDSRYKQAAAHFDIAAQALKEPDASKSRRWANTARRLAGVSDTVATGEWAIQFGAFASETRARRAQNSLVKNPRVIKLGRVNVISSKQGDGLYLVQMGLYEDRKMANIDRDKLASLGCIVVPSGSR; the protein is encoded by the coding sequence ATGCCCCAAACCACCGCCATTGACTCATTCAAGGCTATCAGATACTTCTTCCTAGGCGCCTTGGCCGTGGCCTCCTTGGGATTGACTGCCTGCCAGACCAGTGGCAGCAGCCGCCAATCTCAAACACTTGATACCGCCATCACCGCTTACGACCGAAATGACTTTCGCCAGGCTCAGATTTATGCAGATCTTGCCCGAAAAGGCCCCGATAGCGAACAACGTCATACTGCTGCCTATGTAGCCGGCCTGGCTGCATGGAACCTTGACGAGGAATCTGACGCGAGGATCCTCTTCCTCGATGCGAAGAATGGCAGTGACCGAGCGACTAATGGAGGCGCTCATGCGATGCTCGGCCAAATCGCGCTTGGTGATTCCCGTTACAAGCAAGCCGCCGCACACTTTGACATTGCGGCCCAAGCATTAAAAGAACCAGACGCCTCTAAGTCGAGAAGGTGGGCCAATACAGCTCGCAGACTTGCCGGTGTCAGCGATACAGTCGCGACCGGAGAATGGGCGATTCAATTTGGTGCATTTGCAAGCGAGACCCGAGCCCGCCGCGCCCAAAACAGTCTTGTCAAGAATCCACGAGTGATCAAACTCGGCCGAGTCAATGTCATTTCATCGAAACAAGGTGATGGCCTCTATCTGGTGCAGATGGGTCTCTATGAAGATCGAAAAATGGCCAATATCGACCGGGACAAGCTGGCGAGCCTGGGCTGCATTGTTGTTCCCTCTGGCAGTCGCTGA